One genomic window of Chitinophagaceae bacterium includes the following:
- a CDS encoding DUF3108 domain-containing protein, whose amino-acid sequence MKKIIFVIGLCILVRTSSEAQNESECTARNTAFSIGEQVYYKVSYNWNSLWLNAGEVSFKVNEGFFNNVPCYHMVGYGSTYKSYDMFYKVRDTYESFIDMKTLKPLRFIRDVNEGGYTINQNVIFKHNEKEAISSKGTFLIPDCVQDVLSAIYYARNIDFTKYKKNDTIPVSLFLDDKIYPVYIRYLGKEVVTTKNGKYNCIKFTPLLIEGTIFKGGEEMKVWVTDDNNKIPVRVESPIIVGSVYAELYKYSGLRNPVSSKLN is encoded by the coding sequence ATGAAGAAAATAATTTTTGTCATTGGATTATGCATCCTGGTAAGGACAAGTTCGGAAGCACAAAACGAAAGTGAATGTACTGCCAGGAATACTGCTTTTAGTATTGGTGAACAGGTGTATTATAAGGTATCATACAATTGGAATTCTCTCTGGTTGAATGCAGGTGAAGTTTCTTTTAAGGTGAACGAAGGGTTTTTTAATAATGTACCCTGTTATCACATGGTGGGTTATGGAAGTACCTATAAGTCATATGACATGTTTTATAAAGTGCGTGACACCTATGAATCTTTCATCGACATGAAGACACTTAAGCCGCTCCGGTTTATCAGGGATGTGAATGAAGGTGGCTATACGATCAATCAAAATGTTATTTTCAAGCACAATGAAAAGGAAGCAATTTCATCAAAAGGCACTTTCCTGATTCCGGATTGCGTGCAGGATGTGCTGTCGGCTATCTATTATGCCCGCAATATTGATTTTACGAAGTACAAAAAAAATGACACCATTCCTGTCTCATTGTTTCTGGATGATAAGATTTATCCTGTATATATCCGTTACCTCGGAAAAGAAGTGGTTACTACAAAGAATGGAAAATATAACTGCATCAAATTTACACCACTGTTGATTGAAGGCACGATCTTCAAAGGTGGAGAAGAAATGAAAGTGTGGGTGACTGACGACAACAATAAAATCCCTGTGCGTGTGGAATCGCCGATTATCGTTGGTTCTGTCTATGCAGAATTGTATAAATACTCCGGGCTTCGCAATCCTGTATCTTCTAAGCTGAACTGA
- the ruvC gene encoding crossover junction endodeoxyribonuclease RuvC, translated as MKKKEPDIRKVILGIDPGTNILGYSVIEINKQEMKLIEINVLHMDKAPDHYQKLKEIFDGIRKVVRKYKPTEMAIESPFFGKNVQSMLKLGRAQGVAITVALSEDVPVFEYSPRKIKQSITGNGNASKEQVAAILSHLLKFDHQYLLLDATDALGVAVCHHFQNKSPVSTDKKVSGWKQFLLQNPERAMTKKKS; from the coding sequence ATGAAGAAAAAAGAACCGGACATCAGGAAGGTGATTCTTGGGATAGATCCGGGCACCAATATCCTGGGCTATAGCGTGATTGAAATCAATAAACAAGAAATGAAACTGATTGAAATCAATGTGCTCCACATGGATAAAGCGCCTGATCACTATCAGAAATTAAAAGAAATCTTTGATGGTATCAGAAAAGTTGTTCGCAAATACAAGCCGACTGAGATGGCGATTGAATCGCCCTTTTTCGGAAAAAATGTACAATCCATGTTGAAGCTTGGAAGAGCGCAGGGAGTAGCTATTACTGTTGCGCTTTCAGAAGATGTTCCTGTCTTCGAATATTCACCCAGGAAAATAAAACAATCGATTACCGGAAATGGCAATGCATCGAAAGAACAGGTTGCAGCTATTCTTTCTCACCTGTTAAAATTTGATCATCAGTATTTATTACTCGATGCAACCGATGCATTGGGCGTAGCTGTTTGTCACCATTTTCAAAATAAATCTCCTGTCAGCACTGATAAAAAAGTCTCCGGATGGAAACAGTTTCTGCTTCAAAATCCGGAACGCGCGATGACAAAAAAAAAGTCCTG